Sequence from the Burkholderia stabilis genome:
GTTCGGCGGCAAGGCGGTGACGCCGGTCGTGATTCGCGCGATGTACGGCGCCGGGCTGCGCGCGGCCGCGCAGCACTCGCAGATGCTCACGTCGCTGTTCACGCACATCCCGGGGCTGAAGGTCGTGTGCCCGTCGACGCCGTACGACGCGAAAGGGCTGCTGATCCAGGCGATCCGCGACAACGATCCCGTGATTTTCCTCGAACACAAGCTGCTTTATACGCGCGAAGGCGACGTGCCGGAGGAGTCCTATGCGATTCCGTTCGGCGAGGCGAACGTGATGCGAGACGGCGACGACGCGACGATCGTCACGTACGGCCGGATGGTGCATCTCGCGATGGACGCGGCCGCGAAGCTCGCGAAGGACGGCATCCAGGTCGACGTGATCGACCTGCGCACGACGTCGCCGCTCGACGAGGACACGATCCTCGAAAGCGCGGCGCGCACCGGGCGCGTGGTGGTGGTCGACGAGGCGAACCCGCGCTGCTCGATCGCGACCGACATCGCCGCGCTCGTCGCGCAGCGCGCGTTCCGGGCGCTCAAGGCGCCGATCGAGCTCGTGACCGCGCCGCACACGCCCGCGCCGTTCGCGAGCGTGCTGGAAGACCTGTACATCCCGTCCGCCGATGCGATTGCGCAGGCGGTCCTGAAGACGAGGAGCTGACACGATGTCGATTCACATGATCACGATGCCCAAGTGGGGGCTGTCGATGGAGCAGGGGCAGATCAACGGCTGGCTGAAGGCGATCGGCGAACGCGTGACGAAGGGCGACGAAGTGCTCGACGTCGAGACCGACAAGATCTCGTCGGGCGTCGAATGCGCGTTCGACGGCACGCTGCGCCGGCAGGTCGCGCAGGAA
This genomic interval carries:
- a CDS encoding alpha-ketoacid dehydrogenase subunit beta is translated as MARKITYSQAINEALAQEMARDDSVIVMGEDNAGGAGAPGEDDAWGGVLGVTKGLFHKFPGRVLDTPLSEGGYIGAAVGAAACGMRPVAELMFIDFMGVCFDQIFNQAAKFRYMFGGKAVTPVVIRAMYGAGLRAAAQHSQMLTSLFTHIPGLKVVCPSTPYDAKGLLIQAIRDNDPVIFLEHKLLYTREGDVPEESYAIPFGEANVMRDGDDATIVTYGRMVHLAMDAAAKLAKDGIQVDVIDLRTTSPLDEDTILESAARTGRVVVVDEANPRCSIATDIAALVAQRAFRALKAPIELVTAPHTPAPFASVLEDLYIPSADAIAQAVLKTRS